The Pantoea phytobeneficialis genome has a segment encoding these proteins:
- the zwf gene encoding glucose-6-phosphate dehydrogenase: MAVTQTAQACDLVIFGAKGDLARRKLLPSLYQLEKAGQIHETTRIIGVGRAEWDKDAYTKVVREALETFMKEKIDEALWDKLSSRLDFCNIDVNDTSHFSRLGKMLDQKNRVTINYFAMPPSTFGAICEGLGSAKLNAKPARVVMEKPLGTSLETSQEINDSVGKYFEESQVFRIDHYLGKETVLNLLALRFANSIFVNNWDNRTIDHVQITVAEEVGIEGRWGYFDKAGQMRDMIQNHLLQILTMIAMSPPSDLSADAIRDEKVKVLRSLRRIDQSNVRDKTVRGQYTAGFVQGKKVPGYLEEEGANKQSATETFVAIRVDIDNWRWAGVPFYLRTGKRLPTKCSEVVVYFKNPEMNLFKDSYAELPQNKLTIRLQPDEGVDIEILNKVPGLDHKHKLQTTKLDLSYSETFNQSHLADAYERLLLETMRGIQALFVRRDEVEAAWTWVDSIMDAWSADADAPKPYQAGTWGPVASVAMITRDGRSWNEFE; encoded by the coding sequence ATGGCGGTAACACAAACAGCCCAGGCATGCGATCTGGTGATTTTCGGTGCCAAAGGCGATCTTGCGCGCCGGAAACTGTTGCCTTCACTGTATCAGCTGGAAAAAGCCGGTCAGATTCACGAAACCACACGGATCATTGGTGTGGGGCGCGCGGAGTGGGACAAAGACGCGTATACCAAAGTGGTACGTGAAGCGCTGGAAACCTTCATGAAAGAGAAGATCGACGAAGCGCTGTGGGACAAACTCAGCAGCCGTCTCGACTTCTGTAACATCGACGTCAACGACACCTCGCATTTCTCTCGTCTGGGCAAAATGCTCGACCAGAAAAATCGCGTCACCATTAACTACTTCGCGATGCCGCCGAGCACCTTTGGTGCGATTTGTGAAGGTCTGGGTTCAGCCAAACTGAACGCCAAACCGGCACGCGTGGTGATGGAAAAGCCGTTGGGCACCTCACTGGAAACCTCTCAGGAGATTAACGACAGCGTCGGTAAATACTTCGAAGAGAGCCAGGTTTTCCGTATCGACCATTACCTTGGTAAAGAAACGGTATTGAACCTGCTGGCCTTGCGTTTTGCCAACTCGATCTTTGTGAATAACTGGGACAATCGCACTATCGACCACGTACAGATTACCGTGGCTGAAGAGGTTGGTATCGAAGGCCGTTGGGGGTATTTCGACAAAGCAGGCCAGATGCGTGACATGATCCAGAACCATCTGCTGCAAATCCTGACCATGATCGCCATGTCACCGCCGTCTGATCTGAGCGCCGATGCGATTCGTGATGAGAAGGTCAAAGTGCTGCGTTCGCTGCGTCGTATCGACCAGAGCAACGTGCGCGACAAAACCGTGCGTGGCCAGTACACCGCCGGTTTCGTCCAGGGTAAAAAAGTCCCTGGCTACCTGGAGGAAGAGGGCGCGAATAAGCAGAGCGCGACCGAAACCTTCGTGGCGATCCGTGTCGATATCGACAACTGGCGCTGGGCAGGCGTGCCGTTCTACCTGCGCACCGGTAAGCGTCTGCCGACCAAGTGTTCTGAAGTGGTGGTCTACTTCAAGAACCCGGAAATGAACCTGTTCAAAGATTCCTACGCTGAATTGCCGCAGAACAAGCTGACGATTCGTCTGCAACCGGATGAAGGTGTGGATATCGAGATCCTGAACAAGGTGCCGGGTCTGGATCATAAACACAAATTGCAGACCACCAAACTGGACCTCAGCTACTCTGAAACCTTCAATCAGTCCCATCTGGCGGATGCTTATGAGCGCCTGCTGCTGGAAACCATGCGTGGCATTCAGGCGCTGTTTGTGCGTCGTGATGAAGTGGAAGCGGCATGGACCTGGGTTGACTCCATCATGGACGCATGGAGCGCCGATGCGGATGCACCGAAACCTTATCAGGCAGGTACCTGGGGACCGGTTGCCTCTGTGGCGATGATCACCCGCGACGGTCGTTCCTGGAACGAGTTCGAGTAA